The Polluticoccus soli sequence ATATGCCGGTAATAGGAATGGGCTTCGAGATGCAGCGCCACTTCTGGAGGAGTGTATATTTCTCTGCGGCAGTGGATGTATGGGGCGGGTATGGCAGTGGCAACGTTGATACTTTCTCCTCCACACGACATCGCACTGCTGCCGGTCCGCCAACCAATACTTATGGAGCATCGTTTATTCCTCAGGATGTAAGCATGTCGATGGTTGGGATAGCCCCATCTGTGGGTGCCAAGATACTTACCAATCGTGTAGCATTTAACCTCGAGCTGATGCCGGTGCAAATGGTATTCAAGAGCCTGAACTACGAAAAAGCTCCGTCATCGAGTCTGTTCAATTTCGATGCGGGCATGTACCTGTCGCGGCTTTCTGTGAGCTACCGGTTCTAACTCTATTGTAAGTCCATCAACATAGCACGCGCCTGTTGGTTTTGCGGATGCTTCTTCAGCAGGTGCAGCAATGCTTTCTTTGCCTTGCCATCTTCGGAATTGGCATGATACACCACGGCAAGGTTGATGAGTGTCTGCTCATGGTCGGGATTGAGCATCACCGCGCGTAGCAAATGACTGTAGGCCATGGTCATATTGCCTTGCTGTAGATATAGATAGCCAAGGTTTGTATTGGCCGACTGGTAGTCCGGGTTCTCTGAATAAATAAAGCTGAATACCTTTTGAGCTTCAGCCGGTTTGCCCAGCGCCAACAGGCAGGTGCCATACTTGTTCTGAAAATCGAGTGAATAAGGCCAGATATCAGTTGCGCGCTTATACCAGGGTAGGGCCTTGTCCGCCTGTTGCAGGTTATAATAGCTCTCGCCAATGCGGTATGCTGCCCATGCATCATTGATGTCCTCAGGTTTGAGGGGCGCACCGTACTCAACCACCTTATTATAGTTGTTCAGCAGGAAATAGGCGCGGATGAAATCGCGGTTCTGCTTCTTGGTGGCTTCGTCTTCCTGCTGCGTGTTCAGGTAGCGCAATGCTGAGTCGATGAGACCTGTATTGCCGTTATAGCGTTCGTAGAACTCCATGAAAGCACGTGCAGTTGTGATGGCGTCTACGTTATCATTATTAAAGCACTTCAAGCCAAGGAAGGCTGTGATCTTCTTCTCCAGAGTGTCCTGCAGCGGGCGCTTGCGTATGTAGTGGTCTGTAACCGCAACGTGCGGTATATCGATACTGCCATTTCTTGGCATGTGGCAGGTAACGCAGTCGTCATTCTTCGCAGCTCGCACCGCCATATTTTCTGTGCAGTGCGGTTGTTTCGGTCCGGCGTGGCAGCTATTGCAGGCGTTGAGGTATTGTGTGCGCGGAGTCACTTTCACACTTACGTGCGGATTGTGACAGGTGATGCAGCTCATCTTGCCTGAGTTTACATAACAGGCGCTCTTCTTCATTCGTTCCACATGTGATGCCATGATCATTTTGTCCTGGGCTCCTTCATACTGTGGCATGAATACATTCATCACTTCAGACAAATGCATACCCGGACGGAAGTCAAAGAAGTTTTTGCCATCGTTCAACACGGCAATGCCTTGGAGGTGACAACGCTGGCAGATGTTGTTCTGCATTTCAGTTGACAGCCTGCGCGGATTAACGATAGTATAGTCAGGTCCTTTGGATGTGTCTACGATATTACCTGCACGCTTTTCTTTCACGTGCAGTTCACCGGGCCCGTGGCAACGTTCGCAATCGATGCCGCGTTTCAGTGAAACGTATTTATTCTGGCTATTAGGGATGAACTCGGGCAGACCATTGTGACAGGTCATGCATTCGCTTTCTATCAACCTGCTGAAACGTGTGTTAGTGCCGTTCTCAAAACCCGGGGCAAGGTCCCATTTGCGTTTCTGGGTATAAAAGGTAATGGGTGCCTGGTACAAATAGCCATTGGAGCTGAAGATGTGCGAGTTCGTATGTTGCCCTGAGCCGATGATGTAATCGATCTTTTGCACACGCTTATGTACCGTGTCATTGCCTTCGGTGCGGAACTCCAGGAAATACAAAGAATCATTTTGCCAGAAAGGTTTGTAATAGAAGTCCAGGTCTTTATCGTACACAATAGCATGTGCAGAAAAATCTGCGGCGGACTTTTCATGGGTTGCATCGCCGAACGATTGCCCCATCCCTGTTTGGATGAAGGTCTGGTAAATGTTCTCGTGGCAAGTACGGCATTCCTGCATGCCCACATACCCGATCGTTGTGTCGTATACGCTATTCCAGGGAGATGAATGTTCTCCATCGGCCTGTTTGCCTTCCGGTGTATTGCAGAAAAATGAAGGCAGAACTATTGCAAGGATAGCGCCAACGAGTAAAACAGTTCTGATGATTTGTGTCCGCATAAGCAGGGCAGAAGCCTTCACAAAATAAGAGAAAAGCAGGCACTTATCCTGCATTCATTACATATGCGATTGTATGATGTCTGCCAGCTGCATGGCCGACAAGCTACCCAGGGCCACACCCATGCCGCCCATCCTGTAAGCACCAAATATGCGTTTCGAATGTGCCTTCACTATTGGCTGCTTGGTAGCGCCAAAGGCCATTATGCCTGCCCAGCGCATTTCAATATGGTAGTGGACCCCGGGGATAATGATATCATGCAGTTTCTGCTCAAGGTCTATTTGTATGAGTGAGTTCAGTGCTATATCGGTAGTTGTTT is a genomic window containing:
- a CDS encoding tetratricopeptide repeat protein; protein product: MRTQIIRTVLLVGAILAIVLPSFFCNTPEGKQADGEHSSPWNSVYDTTIGYVGMQECRTCHENIYQTFIQTGMGQSFGDATHEKSAADFSAHAIVYDKDLDFYYKPFWQNDSLYFLEFRTEGNDTVHKRVQKIDYIIGSGQHTNSHIFSSNGYLYQAPITFYTQKRKWDLAPGFENGTNTRFSRLIESECMTCHNGLPEFIPNSQNKYVSLKRGIDCERCHGPGELHVKEKRAGNIVDTSKGPDYTIVNPRRLSTEMQNNICQRCHLQGIAVLNDGKNFFDFRPGMHLSEVMNVFMPQYEGAQDKMIMASHVERMKKSACYVNSGKMSCITCHNPHVSVKVTPRTQYLNACNSCHAGPKQPHCTENMAVRAAKNDDCVTCHMPRNGSIDIPHVAVTDHYIRKRPLQDTLEKKITAFLGLKCFNNDNVDAITTARAFMEFYERYNGNTGLIDSALRYLNTQQEDEATKKQNRDFIRAYFLLNNYNKVVEYGAPLKPEDINDAWAAYRIGESYYNLQQADKALPWYKRATDIWPYSLDFQNKYGTCLLALGKPAEAQKVFSFIYSENPDYQSANTNLGYLYLQQGNMTMAYSHLLRAVMLNPDHEQTLINLAVVYHANSEDGKAKKALLHLLKKHPQNQQARAMLMDLQ